Within the Salmo salar unplaced genomic scaffold, Ssal_v3.1, whole genome shotgun sequence genome, the region GACCATgaaggggttatataacaggttaattaggatgaagggagtaggacaGACCATGAAGGGtttataacaggttaattaggatgaagggagtaggacagaccatgaagggttatataacaggttaattaggatgaagggagtaggaGAGACCATgaagggttatataacaggttaattaggatgaagggagtgGGCGACCTgaaggggttatataacaggttaattaggatgaaggagtaggacagaccatgaagggttatataacagttaattaggatgaaggagtagggcagaccatgaagggttatataacaggttaattaggatgaagggagtaggacagaccatgaagggttatataacaggttaattaggatgaagggagtaggacagaccatgaaggggttatataacaagttaattaggatgaagggagtagggcagaccatgaagggttatataacaggttaattaggatgaagggagtagggaGACCATgaagggttatataacaggttaattaggatgaagggagtagggcagaccatgaagggggttatataacaggttaattaggatgaagggagtagggcagaccatgacggggttatataacaggttaattaggatgaagggagtagggcagaccatgaagggttatataacaggttaattaggatgaagggagtaggacaGATCATgaagggttatataacaggttaattaggatgaagggagtaggacagaccatgaaggggttatataacaggttaattaggatgaagggagtagggcagaccatgaaggggttatataacaggttaattaggatgaagggagtaggacagaccatgaaggggttatataacaggttaattaggatgaagggagtagggcagaccatgaaggggttatataacaggttaattaggatgaagggagtagggcagaccatgaaggggttatataacaggttaattaggatgaagggagtaggacagaccatgaagggttatataacaggttaattaggatgaagggagaAGGGCAGACCATGAAGGGGTTTAGGGTTATATAACAGATCACACAATGACAAGGAAGCGATTGATGGGTACTTTGAGCTTCATAGTTAAACGACAGAACAACGATGGTGGAAATGGAAAAGAGGGACGAGGTCTGTTATTTCTGAATGTGACTCAAATGACACCTGATTCTCTACACTGTGCACTATATTTTCCCATACACGgctcatagggttctggtcaaaaagtagtgcactattatagggaatactagtgccatttgggaaacagccTGATTCTGTGGCGGTCCTCCCAGACAATCGTCTCTTACCTCTTATAGGCGTGCCACCTGATTGGTCAATGAATGCAAATCAGattagagaagaagaagaaatgttagtaggaggggaggggaggaagaaggagaggaagagagggaagtggGTGGCTTTGAGAGGAGAAGAATCACATTAGATACTCACAATTATCAGgtcaataaagagagagagagagagagagaagagagagagagacagacggacagagagacagacaggcagagagagagagagagagagacacagcgagagagtgaaagagagatagagagacagagagagctacaAATATAGATTATTGCAAGTGCTCTGTGTAGTCGTCCATAGAGGAGAATCCATAGggtctggactgggttggtgtctggactgggttgatgtctggactgggttggtgtctggactgggttgatgtctggactggattgatgtctggactgggttgatgtctggactggattgatgtctggactgggttgatgttggtgtctggactgggttggtgtctggactgggttgatgtctggactgggttggtgtctggactgggttggtgtctggactagttgatgtctggactgggttggtgtctggactgggttgttGTCTGGACTGtgttgatgtctggactgggttgatgtctggactgggttgatgttggtgtctggactgggttggtgtctggactgggttgatgtctggactgggttggtgttggtgtctggactgggttggtgtctggactgggttgatgtctggactgggttggtgtctggactgggttggtgtctggactgtgttgatgtctggactgggttgatgtctggactgggttggtgttgatgtctggactgggttgttgtctggactgggttggtgttgatgtctggactgggttggtgtctggactgggttgatgtctggactgggttggtgtctggactgggttgatgtctggactgggttggtgtctggactgggttggtgtctggactgggttggtgtctggactgggttgatgtctggactgggttgatgtctggactgggttgatgtctggactgggttgatgtctggactgggttgatgttgatgtctggactgggttggtgtctggactgggttgatgtctggactgggttggtgtctggactgggttgatgtctggactgggttggtgtctggactgggttggtgtctggactgggttgatgtctggactgggttgatgtctggactgggttgatgtctggactgggttggtgttgatgtctggactgggttgatgtctggactgggttgatgtctggactgggttgatgttgatgtctggactgggttggtgtctggaccGGGTTGATGTCTGAactgggttggtgtctggactgggttgatgtctggactgggttggtgtctggactgggttggtgtctggactgggttgatgtctggactgggttgatgtctggactgggttgatgtctggactgggttggtgttgatgtctggactgggttggtgtctggactgggttgatgttggtgtctggactgggttgatgtctggactgggttggtgtctggactgtgttgatgtctggactgggttgatgtctggactgggttgatgtctggactgggttgatgtctggactgggttggtgttgatgtctggactgggttgatgttgatgtctggactgggttgatgtctggactgggttggtgtctggactgggttgatgttggtgtctggactgggttggtgtctggactgggttgatgtctggactgggttggtgtctggactgggttgatgtctggactgggttggtgtctggactgggttggtgtctggactgggttgatgtctggactgggttgatgtctggactgggttgatgtctggactgggttggtgtctggactgggttgatgttggtgtctggactgggttggtgtctggactgggttgatgttggtgtctggactgggttgatgtctggactgggttggtgtctggactgggttgttgtctggactgggttgttgtctggactgggttggtgtctggactgggttgatgtctggactgggttggtgtctggactgggttgatgtctggactgggttgatgttggtgtctggactgggttgatgtctggactgggttgatgtctggactgggttgatgtctggactgggttggtgtctggactgggttggtgtctggactgggttgatgtctggactgggttggtgtctggactgggttgatgttggtgtctggactgggttgatgtctggactgggttggtgttgatgtctggactgggttggtgtctggactgggttggtgtctggactgggttggtgtctggactgggttgatgttggtgtctggactgggttgatgtctggactgggttggtgtctggactgggttgttgtctggactgggttggtgtctggactgggttgatgtctggactgggttgatgtctggactgggttgatgtctggactgggttggtgttgatgtctggactgggttgttgtctggactgggttgatgtctggactgggttggtgtctggactgggttgatgtctggactgggttggtgtctggactgggttggtgttgatgtctggactgggttggtgtctggactgggttgatgtctggactgggttgatgtctggactgggttggtgtctggactgggttgatgtctggactgggttgatgtctggactgggttggtgtctggactgggttggtgtctggactgggttgatgtctggactgggttggtgtctggactgggttgatgtctggactgggttggtgttgatgtctggactgggttgatgtctggactgggttgatgtctggactgggttggtgttgatgtctggactgggttgatgtctggactggtTGGTGTCTGAACTGGGTTGATGTCTGAactgggttgatgtctggactgggttggtgtctggactgggttgatgtctggactgggttggtgtctggactgggttggtgtctggactgggttgatgttggtgtctggactgggttgatgtctggactgggttgatgtctggactgggttgatgtctggactgggttggtgtctggactgggttggtgtctggactgggttgatgtctggactgggttgatgtctggactgggttggtgtctggactgggttggtgtctggactgggttgatgtctggactgggttggtgtctggactgggttggtgtctggactgggttggtgtctggactgggttggtgtctggactgggttgatgtctggactgggttttATTTGAGACAGTCATCTACAGTGGAGGGAGTATAGACAGGAAAACACTATACAGTGTTATGGGGAGTGAAGGAGTGCATGAGGAGAGAGATATtaagtgagtgaatgagtgaatggagagagagatattaagtgtgtgaatgagtgaaggagagagagagatcttaagtgtgtgaatgagtgaatgagtgaaggagagagagagatattaagtgTGTGAATGAGTGGATGAGTGAAGGGAGAGAGTGATATTAAgtgtgtgaatgagtgaatgagtgaaggagagagagagagtgatatattAAGTGTGTATTTGAGTGTAggctagagagagatatattaagTGTGTAattgagtgaaggagagagagtgatatattAAGTGTGTAATtgagtgtaggagagagagatatatattaaGTGTGTAattgagtgaaggagagagagagatatattaagTGTGTAattgagtgaaggagagagagatatattaagTGAGTGaaggggtgaaggagagagagtgatatattAAGTGTGTAattgagtgaaggagagagagtgatatattAAGTGAGTGAAGGGGTGAAGGGGTAAACAAGTGAAAGCATTTTAGTCCAATAGAAAGGTGTAGGGTGCTCAGGTGTGTGTTCATActttgcctgtctgtgtgtgtgtgtgtgtgtgtgtgtgtgtgtgtgtgtgtgtgtgtgtgtgtgtgtgtgtgtgtggtgtgtggtgtgtgtgtgtgtgtgtgtgtgtgtgtgtgtgtgtatgtatgtatatgtgcatgtgtgtgtgcatgtgactgACCGTGTGTGTATCTAAGTGTGTGTGACTACAGTGGTCATTCTCCAACACATCAGCAATCAGTCAGTGTATGAATACAGTGAGCAGTGAGCGAGCAGCATTAGTGTTGGGTACAGACAGTGTCtgatcccaaatgacaccctattccctatacagtgcactacttttgaccagagggccCTGatgcgttcgtgtgtgtgtgtgtctagcactacatagggaatagggagccatgtgGGACCACAGTGAGAGACAGGGTAACAGCAGACAGGTGGGGGTAGCGATAGCTTTCAGAGGTTAAAGCACTTACCAAAGGACTCTGTTGTTTtaaaagagatacagagagaagaagaaacagCATAGACACAACATTACAGTCCTTTcaatagagacagttacacaACCTTGACTTAACCTTTCAACAACCAGCTGACCCACACAGACCTGAACTGGTCAAATATAGTGATGGAGCCGCTGACCAGATAAACGGCAACTATGACTTGTGTTGTTGTCCCATAGCTAAAACTCAAGGTCCAACAAGGACCAATAATGTTCAATAATCGGATAATGTAAACATGTAAAAATGTATAACATGaataaattgatttacatttcCGGTTAGCAGACAGGAAAAGTGGAAAAGTTAATAACAGCGATACTATAATAGTGAGATGGTCTGATAGCAGAGTATTATAACCCTTCCAGTCACAACAGGGGATATAATTATAAGGGTTCTGGATAGGGAGTGCTGGGGCTGAGCCAGAGGTAGATAGAGAAGCCAAGGGTCATAGTTCAAACAGAAGCCAGAGGGATTGTGGGTCCAGAGTCTGGCCcaaagcagaggagagggagggagtaaaaGTAGCTTTAAGAAAGAAGTACAGGGGaattccaattccaattctcttcattGCCATCAGGAAAATCTGGAAGTGGAGTTGGAATTTGGTTGACTATACTCAACCAATTAGAGGGTGAGGGAGCTACCGCTGGAGGTTGGAGTCTCACACTACTGTGCCTATTCCACACTGAGACGAAACACAGCGGTCATTATAATTGGTCGAAGCAGCGTTTTGTAAAGGTTAATGCAGCAGGATCTTCGTTGTTAGAAGGTAGAGATTCTGCTATCGTCTAGGTCCAGAGAGACCTTTTaacattgtttttgttttgactGCAACAATGAGGCTCACAATGAATGTCCAGCTCTACGGATGACCTTTGTAGAGGTCACTAATCAATGCCTTTTTTTAATGTCTTTTTGTCAACAAAGTCGGCAGACTGAACAAAGTGGAAGGAATCTAAGAAGAGTTGAGAAAATACAGCAGTCATCCAATCAAAGCAGTGagctacactagagagggagctgGTTCAGACCAATCACAGCAGTGAGCTACACTGGAGAGGGAAGTGGTTCAGACCAATCACAGCAGTGAGCTACACTAGAGAGGGAAGTGGTTCAGACCAATCACAGCAGTGAGCTACACTAGAGAGGGAAGTGGTTCAGACCAATCACAGCAGTGagctacactagagagggagctggttcagaccaatcacagcagtgagctacactagagagggagctgGTTTAGACCAATCACAGCAGTGAGCTACACTGGAGAGGGAAGTGGTTTAGACCAATCACAGCAGTGGATTGGAGAGGGAGCTGGTTTAGACCAATCACAGCAGTGagctacactagagagggagctggttcagaccaatcacagcagtgagctacactagagagggagctgGTTCAGACCAATCACAGCAGTGAGCTACACTAGAGAGGGGGAAGTGGTTCAGACCAATCACAGCAGTGagctacactagagagggagctgGTTCAGACCAATCACAGCAGTGAGCTACACTAGAGAGGGAAGTGGTTCAGACCAATCACAGCAGTGAGCTACACTGGAGAGGGAGCTGGTTCAGACCAATCACAGCAGTGGATTGGAGAGGGAGCTGGTTTAGACCAATCACAGCAGTGGATTGGAGAGGGAGGTGGTTCAGACAAGACACCGTACTTTACATCACAACGTACGTAAACATAGCGTACGTGAAAAGATTTATCTGTATTATTTTTAAACTAAGTGTTCCAACACTTTCCATAGTAAAGGGTAGCTGCTCAGTCACACCAAGTGTGTATTGTATCATTGCTTAGACCATGGCCTTGGGGTAAGCAGTTTGTTGTTAGATAAAGAGGTAAGTCTGTCACGATGGTGAGTTTGTCTGAAGACCCTCCAGGGTTTGGAGAAAagcagagagattagagagagagaaagccttgGACCAAGAACAAAAGTACAGGAGATAGAACATCCATACAACACAATAACTGACATCAACTCaacaatagagaaagagagagagagagagagagagagagagagagagagagagagaggggtatttCAATAAAAGAACAGAACACCAAAAACAAAAGCAGTGAAAGGAGgattagaaagagaaagagaaagagggggagcggaggattagaaagagaaagagggggagcggaggattagaaagagaaagagaaagagggggagcggaggactagaaagagaaagagagggggcggaggactagaaagagaaagagagggggagcggaggactagaaagagaaagagaaagagggggggagcggaggactagaaagagaaagagaaagaggggggagcggaggactagaaagagaaagaggggggagcggaggactagaaagagaaagagagagggggagcggaggactagaaagagaaagagagggggagcggaggactagaaagagaaagagaaagagggggagcggaggactagaaagagaaagagaaagagagggggagcggaggactagaaagagaaagagggggagcggaggactagaaagagaaagagaggggggagcggaggactagaaagagaaagagaaagagggggggagcggaggactagaaagagaaagagaaagaggggggggcggaggactagaaagagaaagagggggagcggaggactagaaagagaaagagagggggagcggaggactagaaagagaaagagggggagcggaggactagaaaagagaaagagagggggagcggaggactagaaagagaaagagaaagagggggggagcggaggactagaaagagaaagagaaagagggggggagcggaggactagaaagagaaagagaaagagggggagcggaggactagaaagagaaagagaaagagggggagcggaggactagaaagagaaagagaaagaggggagcgGAGGaattgaaagaggaagagggggtaacggaggaagaggaagagaaggggagtGGAGGaattgaaagaggaagagggggtaacggaggaagaggaagagggggtaaTGGAGGAAGTGGAAGAGGGGGGTAACGGAGGAAGCGGAAGAGGGGGTAACGGAGGAAGAGGAAGGTaacggaggaagaggaagggggagaggaggaattgaaagaggaagaggggggtaacagaggaagaggaagagaaggggagtGGAGGaattgaaagaggaagaggggggtaacggaggaagaggaagagggggtaacggaggaagaggaaggtaacggaggaagaggaagagggggtaacggaggaagaggaagaggggggtaacggaggaagaggaagagggggtaaCATTTTGTTGACACTCGTATTTTACCATTGATCACTCCATACCTGAACGGAGCTGTTTGATTCGCCCGTTGTTATTGGTGGTGTTGACAGGGAGGAAGTCTTTAAACCAGGTGATTTCTGGGTCGGGGTTGCCGCTAGCAGCACACAGCATGGTGGCCGTTCTAGAGCGTTCCACCACCTTCAGCTGGGGACCCATGTCTATGGTGGGAAACCCCGAGGGGAGCTGGTCCTCtggaggagacaaggagagagagagacagagagagagacagagagagagacagagagagagagatagacagaaagagagacagagagagagacagagagagagagagagagagagagacagagagagagatagacgagagagagacagagagagagacagagagagagacagagagagacagagagagagacagagagacagagagagagagagagagagagagagacagagaaagagagacagagagagagagacagagagagagagacagagagagagagagagacagagagacagagagacagagagacagagagagacagagagagagagagagagagagagagacagagagagagagacagagagagagacagagagagagagagagacagagagagagacagagagagagagagagacagagagagagagacagagagagagacagagagagagacagacagagagagagagagagagagagacagagacagagagagacagaaagagagagacagagattgatagagagagacagagcgagagagacagagagagacagagagagagagagacagtgtgagagagagagagagagagagacacagagagagacagagagagacagagcgagacagagagagacagagagagagagagacacagagcgagagactgaGATTTGATTAAACTGGGGAAGAAACAGGCTAGTGAAGTAAACTGCCCTCATGTTCCAGTGATTCAGTGagtcatgactctctctctgattcatgaATAAACTGCCCCCATGTTCCAGTGATTCAGTGagtcatgactctctctctgattcatgaATAAACTGTCCTCATGTTCCAGTGATTCAGTGAGTCATGACTCTGTTTCTGATTCATGAATAAACTGCCCCCATGTTCCAGTGATTCAGTGagtcatgactctctctctgattcatgaATAAACTGCCCTCATGTTCCAGTGATTCAGTGagtcatgactctctctctgattcatgaATAAACTGCCCTCATGTTCCAGTGATTCAGTGagtcatgactctctctctgattcatgaAGAATTAAAGAATAAAGATAACAATAAATAGTAGTATAGTGTGTTGCAGTGCTACCCCAggtcagtatagtatagtatagtatagtatagtatagtatagtatagtatagtgtgcaGCGGTACTAACCCGggtcagtatagtatagtattctatAGCATATTTTAGTAGAGTATGGTATAgtagtatagcatagtatagtatagcatagtatagtatagtattatatag harbors:
- the LOC123739015 gene encoding receptor-type tyrosine-protein phosphatase delta-like isoform X1, which gives rise to MWITTYPMMLSARPGYFLLLLSFLLLADADSPPKFTRTPEDQTGVQGGVASFVCQATGDPPPNIVWNKKGKKVQNQRFEVIDYEDGSGSVLRIQPLRTPRDEAVYECHVSNPAGEITALCRLNVLREDQLPSGFPTIDMGPQLKVVERSRTATMLCAASGNPDPEITWFKDFLPVNTTNNNGRIKQLRSESFGGTPIRGKRRLSGRTATESGCFPNGTSIPYNSALLFDQNPMSRVWENIVHSVENQVSFESHSEITDLVPLFHFHHRCSVV